GGGTGTTCAGCCGTGGGTGCTCCGGATGAAAGCGGGAGGAATATGGGGGGTGTGGGGGGGCGTGGTCGTGAGGGGGGGGAAGGGAGTGGGGGGGGGGGGGGGTGGGGGTGGGTGGGGGGGGGGGGGGGCGTGGGGGGGGGGGGGGGGGGGGGGCGGGGCCGCGGGGGGGGCGGGGCGGTGGTGGGCTGGCTGCGCGGGCGGGTTTGCTCGGGGGCGGCGGGCTGGCGGTTGATTGCGTTGGTTGGCTGGCGGGCACGGTGACCTTGGCGCTGCACGAGGGGCACGCAAAGGATTGGCCGGCCGCGGTGTCGTCCACGGTCAACTCAGTCCGGCAGGTTGGGCATGCAAATTTTAGATCCATTTTGGGGCTAAAGCACCAGCGGAGGTTGCCAAAAGTCTACCGGAGTTGTGACGCAAATTCAATCATCAACCGTGCAGGGGGCTGGCGTGTTGGTTAATACCCGTTAGGGTTTTCCGTGTCGCCCACAATCGCCACACCGCCGGAGGTGCCCAATCGCGTGGCGCCGGCCTCGATCATCGCACGCGCATCGGCGGCATTGCGAATGCCGCCGGCGGCTTTCACGCCGGCGAATTGGCCCACCGTCTCGCGCATCAGCTGCACGTGTTCCAGCGTCGCGCCCGCGCTGCCGAAGCCGGTGGAGGTTTTCACAAAATGCGCCTGTGCTTGGACAGCCAGTTTGCACGCTTGCACGATTTCGTCATCAGAAAGCAGGCACGTTTCCAGGATTACTTTCACCACGCGGTCATCCGCCGCTTCCACGACATCGCGAATCTCGCGCACGATAAAATCGTGGTCGCCATCCTTGAAGCGGCCCACGTTCATCACCATATCAATCTCACCCGCGCCCGCGTCAATCGCTGCTTCGGTTTCGTAGCGCTTCACATCCGCCTCCGTCGCCCCCAGCGGAAACCCCACCACCGTGGCTACCTGCACGTCGCTATCCTCCAGCAACGAATATGCCAATTCCACCCGACTGCCATTCACGCACACGGTGGAAAAATGATGCTCGGCGGCTTCGGCGCACAAAGTTTCAATCTGCGCCCGAGTGGCGTCAGGCTTCAGCAGCGTGTGGTCAATAAATTGGGCGAGGTCGGACATAGATTGTTAAAATGGATTGAACACAGATGTTCAGGATGCTCAGGAATTTTTGAAATGAATCCTGAATATCCTGCCTATCAGTGTGAATTCAATAGATTGGCCACCATCGTTTTCTCTTCCTTCAGTTCATTCACTGAAGCATCGATTTTGGCGCGGCTGAAATCGTCGATGGCGACATCCTGCACAATCCCAAATGAGCCGTCGCGATGGGCGCAGGGGAAAGAGGAAATCAATCCGGATTCCACATCGTAGCTGCCATCGGAGCAAACACAGACGCTGTGGAAATCACCTTTGGCAGTAGGCTCGGTGATGGAGCGCACGCTGCCCACAATCGCATTGGCCGCACTGGCGGCGCTCGAGAGGCCACGGGCTTTGATGATCGCCGCGCCGCGCTTTTGGACGGTGCTGATGAACTCACCTTCGAGCCATTCGCGATCGGCGATGGTGTCGGTGGCGGGTGCGCCGTTGATTTGCGCGTTAGTAAAATCCGGATACTGCGTCGCCGAGTGGTTGCCCCAAATGCACATATTAGAAATGGCGGTGACCGGCACACCGGCTTTTTGGGCGAGCTGCGTTTTGGCGCGGTTTTCGTCCAGGCGCGTCATGGCAAAGAAGCGGTCGTTGGGCACGTCCGGCGCGTTGTTCATGGCGATCAGGCAGTTGGTGTTGCACGGATTGCCGACGACCAACACGCGTGTGTCGCTTGCGGCGTGGTTGTTGATGGCCTGACCTTGGCCGGTGAAAATTTTGCCGTTGATGCCCAGCAAATCGCCGCGTTCCATGCCGTCCTTGCGCGGAACACTGCCGACGAGAAGCGACCAGTTGACGCCGTTGAAGCCGGTGTTCAAATCCGCGGTGGGCACGATGTCGGTGAGCAGTGGAAAGGCGCAATCGTCCAGCTCCATACACACGCCGTCCAGCGCGGGCAGGGCGGGTTCGATCTCAATGAGGTTCAGCGCCACCGGTTGATCCGGCCCAAACATTTGGCCCGAAGCAATCCGGAATAAAAGTGCATAACCAATTTGACCGGCCGCACCGGTCACCGCAATTCGAATAGGAGTTTTGCTCATTTCAGTCATTAAAGGTGCGGAGTATGCCCGTCGGCTGCACCGCGTGCAAGCGTTAGCCTCGGCCCAGCCCAAACAATGACAGATAAGCGTCCATCACATTGTTGGCGATGCCGAAGGGATTGTATTCATACGGCGCATTCCACAGAATCATAAACACGATGAAGAGCATCCAAGTGGGATTGCCTAACGAGTCGAGCCAGCGCTTGTACGCGGGCACAAAATTTCCCAGCACCGTCGAGCCATCCAGCGGCGGCACGGGCAGCAGATTAAAAATGCCAAGGGCAATGTTGGTGATGCCGAAAATTTGCAGGAAGTATTGACCGTTTCGCGCCGTGCCTTCAATCGCGCCGCCTGCAGTGTTTATCCAAATCGCAAGCGCGGTGAGGGCGATGAATGCTAATAGAAAATTCATCGCCGGGCCCGCCGCTGAAACCAGCGCATCGCCATAGCGACTGCGGAAGTTACGCGGGTTCACCGGCATCAACCCGAACGCCATGCCCACCAGTACGAGCATCAGGATCGAAAACCCGCCCATGTGCACCATGGGATCCGCTGTCATATGGCCCATTTGGCGCGGGGTATCGTCGCCCTGCCAGATGGCGGCCCAGCCGTGGGCCAGCTCGTGCAGCACAATGGAAATGATGACCGTGACCACCACGCAACCGAAAAACAGTTGCTTCTCGGGCTCGAATAGATTTTGGATGAAGAACGCAAACACGCGCGCAATCTAATGGACACTCCCCCTGAACACCAAACCCAAAACCGC
The genomic region above belongs to Limisphaerales bacterium and contains:
- the deoC gene encoding deoxyribose-phosphate aldolase, yielding MSDLAQFIDHTLLKPDATRAQIETLCAEAAEHHFSTVCVNGSRVELAYSLLEDSDVQVATVVGFPLGATEADVKRYETEAAIDAGAGEIDMVMNVGRFKDGDHDFIVREIRDVVEAADDRVVKVILETCLLSDDEIVQACKLAVQAQAHFVKTSTGFGSAGATLEHVQLMRETVGQFAGVKAAGGIRNAADARAMIEAGATRLGTSGGVAIVGDTENPNGY
- a CDS encoding malate dehydrogenase; translated protein: MSKTPIRIAVTGAAGQIGYALLFRIASGQMFGPDQPVALNLIEIEPALPALDGVCMELDDCAFPLLTDIVPTADLNTGFNGVNWSLLVGSVPRKDGMERGDLLGINGKIFTGQGQAINNHAASDTRVLVVGNPCNTNCLIAMNNAPDVPNDRFFAMTRLDENRAKTQLAQKAGVPVTAISNMCIWGNHSATQYPDFTNAQINGAPATDTIADREWLEGEFISTVQKRGAAIIKARGLSSAASAANAIVGSVRSITEPTAKGDFHSVCVCSDGSYDVESGLISSFPCAHRDGSFGIVQDVAIDDFSRAKIDASVNELKEEKTMVANLLNSH
- a CDS encoding site-2 protease family protein, yielding MFAFFIQNLFEPEKQLFFGCVVVTVIISIVLHELAHGWAAIWQGDDTPRQMGHMTADPMVHMGGFSILMLVLVGMAFGLMPVNPRNFRSRYGDALVSAAGPAMNFLLAFIALTALAIWINTAGGAIEGTARNGQYFLQIFGITNIALGIFNLLPVPPLDGSTVLGNFVPAYKRWLDSLGNPTWMLFIVFMILWNAPYEYNPFGIANNVMDAYLSLFGLGRG